One part of the Salmo salar chromosome ssa10, Ssal_v3.1, whole genome shotgun sequence genome encodes these proteins:
- the LOC106560565 gene encoding vegetative cell wall protein gp1-like, with amino-acid sequence MIETIETHPQSLFLFFTPLATICPLLPSPPTALNPALQPLTAQPRPPTPHSPPTQPSHRSEPSPPTPHSPSLPPLTAQPSHPSQPSPALLPNPPTALSPALYPLTAQPSHPSQPSPPTPHSPALPPLTAQPSIPSQPSPPTPHSPALPPLTAQPSPPTQPSHRSEPSPPTHHSPALPPLTAQPSIPSQPSPALLPSPPTALNPALYPLTAQPSPPTQPSHRSEPIPPTPHSPALYPLTAQPSHPSQPSYPPSNPSQPIPPTPHSPALPPLTAQPSPPTQPSHHSEPSPPTPHSPALQPLTAQPSHPSQPSPLSPHSPALPPLTAQPSHPSQPSPPTQPSHRSEPSPPTHHSPALPPLTAQPSIPSQPSPALLPSPPTALNPALYPLTAQPSPPTQPSHRSEPSPPTPHSPALYPLTAQPSNSSQPSPLSPHSPALQLLTAQPSIPSQPSPLTPHSPALQFLTAQHSNPSQPSPPTPHSPALYPLTAQPSHPSQPSPPTPHSPALPPLTAQPSNPSQPSPPTPHSPALYPLTAQPSHPSQPSLALLPSPPTALSPALPPTHHSPALPPLTAQPSIPSQPCPPTPHSPALPPLTAQPSYPALPPL; translated from the exons atgatTGAGACTATTGAGACACACCCTCAGAGTCTTTTCCTGTTCTTCACCCCCCTGGCCACCATCTGCC CCCTCCTACCCAGCCCTCCCACCGCTCTGAACCCAGCCCTCCAACCCCTCACAGCCCAGCCCAGACCTCCCACCCCTCACAGCCCTCCTACCCAGCCCTCCCACCGCTCTGAGCCCAGCCCTCCAACCCCTCACAGCCCATCCCTCCCACCCCTCACAGCCCAGCCCTCCCACCCctcacagcccagcccagccctccTACCCAACCCTCCCACCGCTCTGAGCCCAGCCCTCTATCCCCTCACAGCCCAGCCCTCCCACCCCTCACAGCCCAGCCCTCCAACCCCTCACAGCCCAGCCCTCCCACCCCTCACAGCCCAGCCCTCTATCCCCTCACAGCCCAGCCCTCCCACCCCTCACAGCCCAGCCCTCCCACCCCTCACAGCCCAGCCTAGCCCTCCTACCCAGCCCTCCCACCGCTCTGAGCCCAGCCCTCCCACCCATCACAGCCCAGCCCTCCCACCCCTCACAGCCCAGCCCTCTATCCCctcacagcccagcccagccctccTACCCAGCCCTCCCACCGCTCTGAACCCAGCCCTCTATCCCctcacagcccagcccagccctccTACCCAGCCCTCCCACCGCTCTGagcccatccctccaactcctcaCAGCCCAGCCCTCTATCCCCTCACAGCCCAGCCCTCCCACCCCTCACAGCCCTCCTACCCA CCCTCCAACCCCTCACAGCCCATCCCTCCCACCCCTCACAGCCCAGCCCTCCCACCCctcacagcccagcccagccctccTACCCAACCCTCCCACCACTCTGAGCCCAGCCCTCCAACCCCTCACAGCCCAGCCCTCCAACCCCTCACAGCCCAGCCCTCCCACCCCTCACAGCCCAGCCCTCTATCCCCTCACAGCCCAGCCCTCCCACCCCTCACAGCCCAGCCCTCCCACCCCTCACAGCCCAGCCCTCCTACCCAGCCCTCCCACCGCTCTGAGCCCAGCCCTCCCACCCATCACAGCCCAGCCCTCCCACCCCTCACAGCCCAGCCCTCTATCCCctcacagcccagcccagccctccTACCCAGCCCTCCCACCGCTCTGAACCCAGCCCTCTATCCCctcacagcccagcccagccctccTACCCAGCCCTCCCACCGCTCTGAGCCCAGCCCTCCAACTCCTCACAGCCCAGCCCTCTATCCCCTCACAGCCCAGCCCTCCAACTCCTCACAGCCCAGCCCTCTATCCCCTCACAGCCCAGCCCTCCAACTCCTCACAGCCCAGCCCTCTATCCCCTCACAGCCCAGCCCTCTAACCCCTCACAGCCCAGCCCTCCAATTCCTCACAGCCCAGCACTCCAACCCCTCACAGCCCAGCCCTCCAACCCCTCACAGCCCAGCCCTCTATCCCCTCACAGCCCAGCCCTCCCACCCCTCACAGCCCAGCCCTCCCACCCCTCACAGCCCAGCCCTCCCACCCCTCACAGCCCAGCCCTCCAACCCCTCACAGCCCAGCCCTCCCACCCCTCACAGCCCAGCCCTCTATCCCCTCACAGCCCAGCCCTCCCACCCCTCACAGCCCAGCCTAGCCCTCCTACCCAGCCCTCCCACCGCTCTGAGCCCAGCCCTCCCTCCCACCCATCACAGCCCAGCCCTCCCACCCCTCACAGCCCAGCCCTCTATCCCCTCACAGCCCTGCCCTCCCACCCCTCACAGCCCAGCCCTCCCACCCCTCACAGCCCAGCCCTCCTACCCAGCCCTCCCACCGCTCTGA
- the gtpbp3 gene encoding 5-taurinomethyluridine-[tRNA] synthase subunit GTPB3, mitochondrial, with amino-acid sequence MLPCTWGLWRSAIHTLKTFRASPSARGLCIPTRAVCDAETIFALSSGHGRCGVAVVRVSGPASSMVLRNMAGLTQALPPRTALLRRITDPQSKELLDRGLVLWFKGPHSFTGEDSAEFHIHGGPAVITAVLQALGSLEGVRPAEAGEFTRRAFHAGKLGLTEVEGLGDLIHAETEAQRRQALRQMDGELGRLYQDWSYRLKRCLAHVEAFIDFSEDELIEDGVLNQVDSSVCQLETEIERHLKDERRGERLRTGVQVVIAGATNAGKSSLLNTLCQRPAAIVSPIAGTTRDIVETSLDIGGFPVLLSDTAGLRDSSDSVEREGVRRARQRVEQADLTLVVVDSTQLPPDPQLVPAFLQEHLSTVLPSLSPKAGMKAASDRVLLVLNKSDLVPEEQRERTEGELRESPGLPPACFLSCYTSTGLEDFLTVLQSRVKTLCGDPLSGAPSLTQARHRAHLQQSVQALNQYHQYRDQDLALAAEGVRLALTHLGRITGRVGAEEILDIIFRDFCIGK; translated from the exons ATGTTGCCATGCACTTGGGGATTGTGGAGAAGCGCTATACACACCCTCAAGACATTCAG AGCATCTCCATCAGCGAGGGGCCTGTGTATCCCGACCAGAGCGGTATGCGATGCTGAGACCATCTTTGCCCTGTCGTCGGGCCACGGCAGGTGTGGTGTGGCGGTGGTCCGTGTCAGTGGTCCTGCCTCCTCCATGGTCCTGAGAAACATGGCAGGTCTGACCCAGGCTCTACCCCCTCGTACCGCCCTGCTACGGAGGATCACTGACCCCCAGTCCAAAGAGCTGCTGGACCGAGGACTGGTCCTCTGGTTCAAAG GTCCCCACAGCTTCACAGGGGAAGACAGTGCAGAGTTCCATATTCACGGAGGTCCTGCAGTCATCACAGCTGTCTTACAAGCCCTAg GAAGCCTTGAGGGTGTGAGGCCTGCGGAGGCAGGGGAGTTCACGCGGAGGGCCTTCCACGCGGGGAAACTGGGCTTGACGGAGGTGGAGGGCCTGGGGGACCTGATCCACGCTGAGACTGAGGCCCAGAGGAGGCAGGCCCTCAGGCAGATGGATGGGGAGCTGGGCCGTCTCTACCAGGACTGGAGTTACAGGCTCAAACGG TGTTTGGCTCACGTGGAAGCCTTCATAGACTTCAGTGAAGATGAGCTCATCGAGGACGGGGTGTTAAATCAAG TGGACAGTTCAGTGTGCCAgctggagacagagatagagagacacctaaaggatgagaggagaggagagcggctGCGCACTGGAGTACAGGTGGTCATAGCAGGAGCTACCAACGCTGGGAAGAGCAGTCTGCTCAACACACTCT GCCAGCGTCCAGCAGCCATCGTGTCCCCCATCGCGGGCACCACCAGGGACATTGTGGAAACCTCTCTGGACATTGGGGGCTTCCCTGTCCTCCTGAGTGACACCGCAGGGCTCAGAGACTCCTCAGACagcgtggagagagagggggtccgCAGAGCCCGCCAGAG GGTGGAGCAGGCTGATCTGACCCTAGTAGTGGTGGACTCCACCCAGCTACCCCCAGACCCTCAGCTAGTACCAGCCTTCCTCCAGGAGCACCTCAGCACTGTGCTGCCCAGCCTCAGCCCTAAGGCCGGCATGAAGGCTGCCTCAGACAGGGTCCTGCTGGTGCTCAACAAGAGTGATCTGGTACCtgaggagcagagggagagaacagagggagagctgagagagagcccGGGTCTCCCTCCTGCATGTTTTCTGTCCTGCTATACCAGTACAGGGCTGGAGGATTTCCTCACTGTGCTGCAGAGCCGGGTCAAGACTCT GTGTGGTGACCCTCTGAGCGGAGCTCCCAGTCTGACCCAGGCTCGTCACAGAGCCCACCTCCAGCAGAGTGTCCAGGCCCTGAACCAGTACCACCAGTATAGAGACCAGGACCTGGCCCTGGCCGCAGAGGGGGTCCGCCTCGCCCTCACCCACCTGGGACGCATTACAGGACGGGTCGGAGCCGAAGAGATCCTGGACATCATATTCAGAGACTTCTGTATAGGGAAATAA